Below is a genomic region from Triticum dicoccoides isolate Atlit2015 ecotype Zavitan chromosome 5A, WEW_v2.0, whole genome shotgun sequence.
GCAACCATTTTTTATATCAAATTTCAATAAACATCAATAATAAGGTTAAACTGATTAGTGCTTTTTGTAGCATGAAGTTCGGACGTGAAGAAGCCAACATACCATTCTTCATCTGATGGAAGAGTAGTTTTTCATACAATAGATTGCCAAttgtttttcttttgcttttctGAAAACGCAGAAAATTCCTTATTATTAATAGAAGTTATTGTTTTCATAAAAACTGGAATACATTAGCTTCCACCCACTCATATGATGCATCCACCCAGAATATATATTTCTTCTTTTTATCCCATCCACGAGACATAATGATGTTACCAAGATAGCTCGTCAGCCAACATGGATACATTGGCACGACGAAAAACAGTAATTATGTTCAAATTTTGTGTGCATACTCATTACTCAGTACACTTCTTGTAACATGTTAATCTTGTGTCATTATAGAACTTAGTAGAGTTTAGTAGCACTTGTATGGGAAAATGATGAACCAGATGATTTGGAAGAGCCTACTACCTTATCCGATTTTAGTACATGACTCTTTCTTTGCTGCTGGTAACTTATAACAGTAACGCAGAACACGAAACTCAACTCAATCAAGGTAATACGTATGCTCCCCTCCGAAATATGCCCTTAACtactgaagaaaaagaagaaatagtACTACTGATGAAAAAGAAGAAAACGGTTAGCTCCATGTAAAAAACAGTTCTGCTGTAATAGAAATAGAAGTTACGAATGGCTGACCAGTTATTCCTGCCCACTAAGAAAATCTGTAGCACTATCAACCATAAGCATTGCATTATTGCATACGGCCAAACTTAACATATATATACCACACTGTGCATCCAAACCTATTTCAGCAAGATAAAGAACTATTCTTTTAGTTTTACTTGATTTTTGTTAGCAAGTAAAATTGTTGGAAGTGTAGCCGTGCGATGCCAGCTTTACATGGACCATATAAACCACAATAAGCTGATGTTAGCTATCAGTATAAAATGTCTGGATTGGAAGAATTTTCACGAGCTTACCCGAGTACAATGCCGCTGGTCCAGCTTGTTGGTGAAAACCAGATGTGGTCTTGTTGCTGGAGCTGGACTACTCACTGGACATGATTCTTCGGATGACTTTCCGCTATTGGATGCTCTCACCGGATTGGCACAACAAGTCGTCTGGCCTCATGACGACAACACTTGTCGCCGAGCCTGGAGCATCATACACTTCAATGTTTTCCATCGAACTCCGCATATATTCACACCATTTATTGTTTGCACATTATCAAATAAGCTAAATCTGACCAAATGTGTTGATCTGCTAGGAATAAAGGACCCAGGTCTACAATGCTACACAACTAAAAGAAGATTAAGCTTAAAGTTGTGATCGTACAATGCAAATAAGCAATACTTGACCGAACTGTGAAAAACAACATCCTAGTTCTAAAATTTGTAGCACTGATTTTCCTTCTAGCAACCAAAATCAACCGTGCTATTGTAGCACTGCTTTTCCTTTCAAACAACAAAAATTAACTGCCTATTTATTGAACCATGACAAAGTTAAAGTACTAAACAACATTACCAATCATGGTGAATCTGAAAAACGAACATTGCGTGCCAAAATTGGCAGTActactgagttctcttcctctctcGAAATTGGAAGAATATGAATAAAGCTATCCTCAAGCACCACACACATATCGGTCAGCCACGCGCGCCTCTGGCAGCCAACACTCATGTACAACATGTCGACAACATCACGCCCACACAGCATGTTGGCCGGCTGTCATGCACCCAAATCCGCAGGCCACCACGCGTAAATGGACGCACTACCAAGTTGCCGACTCCGCCCCTGTACGCCCTGGTTGGCCTCGCCGCTGTGTAAGCAGGGGGCATGGACTCAAAATAACAAACTGAACACGTGTGGTGAAATGGTTTTCCAGGAATTCAACTGTTTCCGAATTCGAAAACAGCTGATTCATGGATCAACAATGCCCAAAAAAATGTCCAAGAGATCCTTGAATATTTTAGAGAATCTAACCTGGACAATTGCAAAATCAACAGATGCATATATTGTGTACTGAAGAATCTCTTTTCTACCGGTCTCAGTCTCCCCTTTTTTATTCTGAAGATCTTGCAATTGGGTAAAGGCTGACAATCTTTGTGTTGATGAATGGGACAATGTCAAGGGAGCATTTCCAAGCCAGCTAATAAACCCACCAGAAAATAAAATCTCACACAAACTGTTCTAGTCCATAGGATGGCTTCTCCTTCCTCGACCCAATGGTGCTCAAGAACGCCGGAGACAGGACACCTAAAAATGTTTAAAAGCGAGATTAATAATCAGAACTGGAGTATCAAAGGACGGGGCATCAGTCTCCAACATGCATCTACTACACAAAcataatagaagaaaacccaatcaAAATTAAACAACACATGTTGTGTATAGGATGACCAGCTGTTCCTACCCAATCGGCAGATCTGGGCGAGGCGGGGGTGGTACCCGGGGAGAGGAGTGACTTTTTTATTTTGTGACTGTTATAGACATAACTAACACACAGCAACCAAAGATATCCAACACACGAGAATCAAAGATATATAGACATCACTGCTATACATTATAATTAACTATGCAGGCAAAAACTGAATATGTTTGATTATCGTATTTGTGTCCATTCCTTTTCCACCCAAAACAAGCCCTTGCCCAGGCATGCCAAAATAAAATGTTGTGTCCTGTCTTTGATATTTTAGAGTTAAGCTAAATTCAAAATCGAACATCCACAAAGCTACATTTAAGTAGAAGCCATTGAAAAGAAGAGTCCAATGTTCTGGTATCTCACATATTGGGCATTGATTTGCCACCCCTAGTAAAGGCATTCTCATATGTGTGCTAATGTACTTAACAAAGCAAATTTAAATGCACATAGCATGTCACACACTCGATACTTGTATCCTCTTCCATATTACCATTCAACAGTTCAGTAGTACTTAGGTGGCACTGTGCAATCAGGGTCAGAGCGACAAGTGGAACCAAATTGAAGGTGTTGATATTCAATTTTGTTGCATATCCTTACAAATTTACCTGCAAATCTAGGAGAAAATTGTTCCAATCGACACAATACACACAAAACAAAAATTAAACCAGATATATTTGTACTAAATAGTGAGGAGACACTACAACAACCTCAATCAATTCAAAGTCACAAATAGAAAAGGGGTAAGCACCAGCTAGACCATTCACCAATTGTAGTAACTGCTTCATCTTGAAGGTGACACAACTTCAACtacatagcaagcaagcaaccAGAAGCAAAAATCTGAAGCAACAGCAAAGCTAAAAGTCAAACAGCACTCACCGACGGCAGCTGGAGCTCTGCGAGGCCCCCGCCAGCGCCATCGGAGACCACCAGCTCGAACGGCCCTACTATGTCCATGTCCCTGACGCCGGTGCCGAACGCCAGGGCGCCGTCGCCGGCGACGAAGTCGACCCCGTCGGGCCAGACCACCTCCTCCACCGCGGGGGCGTCGGGGCGGCTCCAGTTGACGGCCCCGTCAGAGGCCCGTGCCAGCGCGACCGCGGCGCCCCCGCACCGGCGCGGAACTCGTACCGCTGAACGGCGCCGACGAGCGCGCCCTCGGTGTTGAGCGGCCAGACCCGGACCTCCGTGACGGGGTCCCAGCCGTACTTGTTGGCGACGGTGTCGACAACGTCGCATCGAAGAAGGTGGCATCAGGGGTGGGCGTAGGCNNNNNNNNNNNNNNNNNNNNNNNNNNNNNNNNNNNNNNNNNNNNNNNNNNNNNNNNNNNNNNNNNNNNNNNNNNNNNNNNNNNNNNNNNNNNNNNNNNNNNNNNNNNNNNNNNNNNNNNNNNNNNNNNNNNNNNNNNNNNNNNNNNNNNNNNNNNNNNNNNNNNNNNNNNNNNNNNNNNNNNNNNNNNNNNNNNNNNNNNNNNNNNNNNNNNNNNNNNNNNNNNNNNNNNNNNNNNNNNNNNNNNNNNNNNNNNNNNNNNNNNNNNNNNNNNNNNNNNNNNNNNNNNNNNNNNNNNNNNNNNNNNNNNNNNNNNNNNNNNNNNNNNNNNNNNNNNNNNNNNNNNNNNNNNNNNNNNNNNNNNNNNNNNNNNNNNNNNNNNNNNNNNNNNNNNNNNNNNNNNNNNNNNNNNNNNNNNNNNNNNNNNNNNNNNNNNNNNNNNNNNNNNNNNNNNNNNNNNNNNNNNNNNNNNNNNNNNNNNNNNNNNNNNNNNNNNNNNNNNNNNNNNNNNNNNNNNNNNNNNNNNNNNNNNNNNNNNNNNNNNNNNNNNNNNNNNNNNNNNNNNNNNATTGGGGCAGGCGGAGACCGGGGTTTGCGTTCGTCCGTTCGGGTCCTGTGAAGGAGTGAATCATTTTTTTTACTTACTTAAATCTGGAGCGCGCGTTAATTGCCCAAAACATTAGGGTGTTTAATGCAAAAACGAcatgacggtgaacccggagacccaatccgtgctttattattagggatatatatatatatatatatatatatatatatatatatatatatatatatatattattagggagagatgtgAAGTCGATTTTCATTCAGTATTTTGATGATGTGTTatgttcttcctctagtggtgtcgtatgaatgtcgactacatgacacattaCCAtgcttgggcctaggggaaggcattgtgagattagtaagtagatgatgggttgcaagagtgatagaaacttaaaccctagtttatgcactactcctcaaggggccgatttggatccatatgtttcatgctatagttagatatatcttaattcttcttttgtagttgtggatgcttgcgagaggagaTAATGATAAGTGagttgtttgttcaagtaagaatagcaccctagCACATGTCCACCCACATAACAACTTATCAAAGTAGTGATGAGTCAACAaatttgttgggaaacgtagcatgtaatttcaaaaaaattcttacgatcacgcaagatctatctaggagatgcatagcaacgagagggggagagtttgtccacgtaccctcgtagaccggaagcggaagcgttaggttaacgggttgatgtagccgaacgtcttcggatccaaccaatcaagtaccgaacgtatagcacctccgagttcagcacacgttcagctcgatgacgtccctcgaactcttgatccagcaaagtgtcgagggagagtttcgtcagcacgacggcgtggtgacggtgatgatgatatgatccacgcaggacttcgcctaagcactacgacaatatgactgaaggagtaaactgtggaggggggcaccgcacacggctaagaaacaactgttgttttggggtgctcccctgcccccgtatataaaggaggagagagaggaggccagCCAAGGGGCGTGCCATAGGGGGGaccgactaggactcctagtccaagttggccccctttcctttctttaggagggggaaaggggaaggagaggagagggggaaagaaagggagggggggggggcttacccttgtccaattcgaacagCCCATGGGGGGTGGCGCCTCCCcttgtgggcttccctctctctcccctatggcccatattGGCCCATTACTTTCCCGGGAGGGTTACAGTAAccttccggtactccgaacaattttcggtcaccaaaacacataactcataatacaaattgtcatcaacgttaagcgtgcagaccctacgggttcgagaactatgtagacatgatcgagacacatctccggtcaataaccaacaacggaacctggatgctcatattggttcctacatattctacgaagatctttatcgatcaaaccgcaatgacaacatacgtcattccctttgtcatcggtatgttacttgcccgagattctatcgtcggtatcttcatacctatttcaatctcgttatcgacaagtctctttacgtgttccgtaatgcatcatcccgcaactaactcattagttacattgcttgcaaggcttatcgtgatgtgcattaccgagagggcccagagatacccctccaatactcggagtgacaaatcctaatctcgatctatgccaacccaacgaacacctttggagacacctgcagagcatctttataatcacccagttacgttgtgacgtttgatagcacacaaggtgttcctccggtattcgggagttgcataatctcatagtcaaaggaatatgtctaagtcatgaagaaagcaatagcaataaaacatatcgatcattatgctaagctaacggatgggtcttgtccatcacatcattctcctaatgatgtgatcccgttcatcaaatgacaacacatgtctatggtcaggaaacttaaccatatttgattaacgagctagtcaagtagaggcacactagggacactctattttgtctatgtattcacacatgtatcaagtttccggttaatacaattctagcatgaataataaacatttattatgatataaagaaatataaataacaactttattattgcctctaaggcatatttccttcagtctcccacttgcactagagtcaataatctagattacattgtaatgattctaacacccatggagtcttggtgttgatcatgttttgctcgtggaagaggcttagtcaatgggtctacaacattcagatctgtatgtattttgcaaatctctatgtctccctccttgacttgatcgcggatggaggtgaagcgtctcttgatgtgtttggttctcttgtgaaatctggattccttcgctaaggcaattgctccagtattgtcacaaaagattttcattggacccgatgcactaggtattgcacctagatcggatatgaactccttcatttgctgcttccgaagcagctatgtactccgcttcacacgtagatcccgccacgacgctctgcttggaactgcaccaaatgacagctccaccattcaatataaatacgtatctggt
It encodes:
- the LOC119302412 gene encoding uncharacterized protein LOC119302412; the encoded protein is MPPSSMRRCRHRRQQVRLGPRHGGPGLAAQHRGRARRRRSAVRVPRRCGGAAVALARASDGAVNWSRPDAPAVEEVVWPDGVDFVAGDGALAFGTGVRDMDIVGPFELVVSDGAGGGLAELQLPSVSCLRRS